A single genomic interval of Chrysemys picta bellii isolate R12L10 chromosome 8, ASM1138683v2, whole genome shotgun sequence harbors:
- the BRD8 gene encoding bromodomain-containing protein 8 isoform X6, giving the protein MAAGTGKHKLLGAGPTEPWSIREKLCLASSVMRSGDQNWVSVSRAIKPFAEPGRPPDWFSQKHCASQYSELLETTETPKRKRGEKGEVVETVEDVIVRKLTAERVEELKKVIKETQEKYRQLKKDAELIQAGHMDSRLEELCNDIVVKKKMEEEEAEMKRKATDAAYQARQAVKNPPRRLTGVMVRSPAGSTSPGRDYALGDLSQQNVEETSPGVTPGTLPSTPVASFIGIPDTPPGSAPLDAPITLVTDESPQKKMLGQKATPPPSPLLSELLKKGSLLPTSPRLVGESEMAVASGHMNSSGVLLEVGGVLPVLHGGEMQLASGTVPASPAASVSQSDTCVSMEAVSDPHTVTVSMDSSEISMIIDSIKKECLGTGTGSAAGPSKDHSMDGKEDLDLAEKMDIAVSYTGEELDFETVGDIIAIIEDKVDDHPEVLDVAAVEAALSFCEETDDPQALTGPWEHPIQQDHEKQAQIPHVGVTVKQERRDCDEPEAKEIQDLISIGELGSEIKTESAELEQNELDSEEATVGAVQIAETPELRSRETEEQQKAAAIVRENSETETESAKGEAATHSTVKIETPPDDDSSPPNVLNASDDSSQADAQHKFELSESMKEEARAVFGKDAQGEDDDEDGASEAASLEEPKEEDQGEGYLSEMDNEPPVSESDDGFSIHNAPLQSHTLADSIPSSPASSQFSVCSEDQEAIQAQKIWKKAIMLVWRAAANHRYANVFLQPVTDDIAPGYHSIVQRPMDLSTIKKNIENGLIRTTAEFQRDIMLMFQNAVMYNSSDHDVYHMAVEMQRDVLEQIQQFLATQLIMQTSESGISAKSLRGRDSTRKQDASEKDSVPMGSPAFLLSLFDGGTRGRRCAIEADMKMKK; this is encoded by the exons AGCACAAGCTGCTGGGCGCCGGCCCCACGGAGCCATGGTCCATCCGGGAGAAGCTCTGCCTCGCCTCCTCCGTCATGCGGAGCGGGGACCAGAACTG GGTATCAGTCAGCAGAGCTATCAAACCCTTTGCAGAGCCAGGCCGCCCACCTGACTGGTTCTCTCAGAAG CACTGTGCATCTCAGTATTCGGAGCTTCTGGAGACCACAGAGACCCCCAA GAGAAAACGTGGTGAGaaaggggaggttgtggaaactgtGGAAGATGTCATCGTGCGGAAACTGACAGCAGAACGAGTTGAGGAGTTGAAGAAAGTGATCAAGGAGACACAGGAGAAGTATAG GCAGCTGAAGAAGGATGCAGAGCTGATCCAGGCTGGGCACATGGATAGCAGACTGGAGGAGCTGTGCAATGACATTGTGGT gaagaaaaaaatggaagaggaggaggcggagatgaAGAGGAAGGCTACAGATGCTGCTTATCAGG CTCGTCAGGCAGTTAAGAACCCCCCTCGAAGGTTGACCGGTGTGATGGTCCGCTCTCCTGCAGGTTCAACCTCCCCTGGAAGGGACTATGCTCTGGGGGACTTGTCTCAGCAAAATGTGGAGGAGACCAGCCCAGGG GTAACTCCAGGGACATTGCCCAGCACCCCAGTTGCCTCCTTCATTGGGATCCCTGACACCCCTCCAGGTTCAGCTCCCCTGGATGCCCCCATAACCCTAGTCACTGATGAGTCACCCCAGAAAAAGATGCTAGGACAGAAAGCAACTccgcctccttcccctctgctctcGGAGCTACTGAAGAAGGGCAGCCTCCTTCCCACAAGCCCCAGGCTG GTTGGTGAAAGCGAGATGGCAGTGGCTTCTGGTCACATGAATAGCTCAGGAGTCCTCCTGGAGGTAGGAGGGGTTCTTCCAGTGCTGCATGGTGGGGAAATGCAGTTGGCATCTGGTACTGTCCCTGCATCACCTGCTGCTTCAG TGAGCCAGTCAGACACTTGTGTTTCCATGGAGGCAGTGTCTGATCCCCACACAGTGACGGTGTCTATGGACAGCAGTGAAATCTCCATGATCATTGATTCCATCAAGAAAGAGTGTCTGGGTACTGGTACTGGCAGTGCTGCTGGGCCTTCCAAAGATCACAGCATGGATGGGAAAGAAGATCTGGATCTGGCTGAGAAGATGGACATTGCAGTCTCCTATACTGGGGAAGAGCTGGACTTTGAAACTGTTGGAGATATTATAGCCATCATTGAGGACAAG GTAGATGACCATCCTGAAGTCCTGGATGTAGCAGCAGTTGAAGCTGCTTTGTCTTTCTGTGAAGAGACTGATGACCCCCAGGCCTTGACTGGCCCATGGGAGCATCCAATTCAGCAGGACCATGAGAAACAGGCACAGATCCCCCATGTGGGAGTGACTGTGAAGCAGGAGAGGCGAGACTGCGATGAACCAGAGGCAAAGGAAATCCAAGACCTAATAAGTattggggagctgggctcagaaATAAAGACAGAATCTGCAGAGCTGGAGCAGAATGAATTGGACTCTGAGGAAGCCACAGTAGGAGCCGTGCAAATAGCAGAAACACCCGAGCTCAGGAGTCGAGAGACGGAGGAGCAGCAGAAAGCGGCTGCTATCGTGAGAGAGAACTCTGAAACGGAGACAGAATCAGCCAAGGGAGAAGCAGCAACACACAGTACGGTGAAGATAGAG ACGCCACCTGATGATGATTCATCCCCTCCAAATGTCCTAAATGCAAGTGACGACTCCTCACAGGCTGATGCTCAGCACAAATTTGAGCTGTCAG AGTCAATGAAGGAAGAGGCCCGCGCTGTCTTTGGGAAG GATGCTCAGggtgaagatgatgatgaggatggtgCCAGTGAGGCTGCCAGTCTGGAGGAACCCAAGGAGGAAGACCAGGGTGAGGGGTACCTATCGGAAATGGATAATGAGCCCCCCGTGAGTGAGAGTGATGATGGCTTCAGTATCCATAATGCACCTTTGCAGTCTCACACTCTAGCTGATTCCAtccccagcagccctgcctcCTCGCAGTT CTCTGTTTGCAGTGAGGACCAGGAAGCAATTCAAGCCCAGAAGATCTGGAAAAAAGCTATTATGCTAGTTTGGAGAGCAGCAGCTAATCACAG ATATGCCAATGTCTTCCTACAACCTGTGACCGATGATATAGCACCAGGCTACCACAGTATCGTGCAGAG GCCAATGGATTTATCTACCATTAAGAAAAATATTGAGAATGGGCTGATCCGAACCACAGCTGAGTTCCAGCGTGACATCATGCTGATGTTCCAGAATGCAGTCATGTACAACAGCTCTGACCATGACGTATACCACATGGCTGTGGAGATGCAGCGAGACGTCTTAGAGCAGATCCAG CAATTTCTGGCCACACAGCTGATCATGCAGACATCAGAGTCCGGGATCAGTGCAAAGAGCCTGCGTGGGCGAGATTCTACTCGGAAacaagatgcttcagagaag GACAGCGTCCCCATGGGCTCTCctgccttccttctctctctcttt GATGGGGGAACCAGAGGGCGTCGCTGTGCCATTGAGGCTGACATGAAGATGAAGAAATGA
- the BRD8 gene encoding bromodomain-containing protein 8 isoform X3 encodes MAAGTGKHKLLGAGPTEPWSIREKLCLASSVMRSGDQNWVSVSRAIKPFAEPGRPPDWFSQKHCASQYSELLETTETPKRKRGEKGEVVETVEDVIVRKLTAERVEELKKVIKETQEKYRKKKMEEEEAEMKRKATDAAYQARQAVKNPPRRLTGVMVRSPAGSTSPGRDYALGDLSQQNVEETSPGVTPGTLPSTPVASFIGIPDTPPGSAPLDAPITLVTDESPQKKMLGQKATPPPSPLLSELLKKGSLLPTSPRLVGESEMAVASGHMNSSGVLLEVGGVLPVLHGGEMQLASGTVPASPAASGAPTLSRLLEAGPAQFTTPLASFSAVASEPPAKLLPPPVESVSQATIVMMPTLSAPSVVPPTATPESVVTVSQSDTCVSMEAVSDPHTVTVSMDSSEISMIIDSIKKECLGTGTGSAAGPSKDHSMDGKEDLDLAEKMDIAVSYTGEELDFETVGDIIAIIEDKVDDHPEVLDVAAVEAALSFCEETDDPQALTGPWEHPIQQDHEKQAQIPHVGVTVKQERRDCDEPEAKEIQDLISIGELGSEIKTESAELEQNELDSEEATVGAVQIAETPELRSRETEEQQKAAAIVRENSETETESAKGEAATHSTVKIETPPDDDSSPPNVLNASDDSSQADAQHKFELSESMKEEARAVFGKDAQGEDDDEDGASEAASLEEPKEEDQGEGYLSEMDNEPPVSESDDGFSIHNAPLQSHTLADSIPSSPASSQFSVCSEDQEAIQAQKIWKKAIMLVWRAAANHRYANVFLQPVTDDIAPGYHSIVQRPMDLSTIKKNIENGLIRTTAEFQRDIMLMFQNAVMYNSSDHDVYHMAVEMQRDVLEQIQQFLATQLIMQTSESGISAKSLRGRDSTRKQDASEKDSVPMGSPAFLLSLFDGGTRGRRCAIEADMKMKK; translated from the exons AGCACAAGCTGCTGGGCGCCGGCCCCACGGAGCCATGGTCCATCCGGGAGAAGCTCTGCCTCGCCTCCTCCGTCATGCGGAGCGGGGACCAGAACTG GGTATCAGTCAGCAGAGCTATCAAACCCTTTGCAGAGCCAGGCCGCCCACCTGACTGGTTCTCTCAGAAG CACTGTGCATCTCAGTATTCGGAGCTTCTGGAGACCACAGAGACCCCCAA GAGAAAACGTGGTGAGaaaggggaggttgtggaaactgtGGAAGATGTCATCGTGCGGAAACTGACAGCAGAACGAGTTGAGGAGTTGAAGAAAGTGATCAAGGAGACACAGGAGAAGTATAG gaagaaaaaaatggaagaggaggaggcggagatgaAGAGGAAGGCTACAGATGCTGCTTATCAGG CTCGTCAGGCAGTTAAGAACCCCCCTCGAAGGTTGACCGGTGTGATGGTCCGCTCTCCTGCAGGTTCAACCTCCCCTGGAAGGGACTATGCTCTGGGGGACTTGTCTCAGCAAAATGTGGAGGAGACCAGCCCAGGG GTAACTCCAGGGACATTGCCCAGCACCCCAGTTGCCTCCTTCATTGGGATCCCTGACACCCCTCCAGGTTCAGCTCCCCTGGATGCCCCCATAACCCTAGTCACTGATGAGTCACCCCAGAAAAAGATGCTAGGACAGAAAGCAACTccgcctccttcccctctgctctcGGAGCTACTGAAGAAGGGCAGCCTCCTTCCCACAAGCCCCAGGCTG GTTGGTGAAAGCGAGATGGCAGTGGCTTCTGGTCACATGAATAGCTCAGGAGTCCTCCTGGAGGTAGGAGGGGTTCTTCCAGTGCTGCATGGTGGGGAAATGCAGTTGGCATCTGGTACTGTCCCTGCATCACCTGCTGCTTCAG GTGCTCCTACTCTTTCTCGGCTTCTAGAAGCTGGTCCTGCACAGTTCACCACACCTCTTGCTTCCTTCTCCGCTGTTGCCAGCGAACCTCCAGCTAAACTCCTGCCACCCCCTGTAGAGTCTGTGTCCCAGGCAACCATTGTCATGATGCCCACGCTGTCAGCACCATCCGTTGTGCCACCCACTGCAACTCCAGAGAGCGTAGTGACAG TGAGCCAGTCAGACACTTGTGTTTCCATGGAGGCAGTGTCTGATCCCCACACAGTGACGGTGTCTATGGACAGCAGTGAAATCTCCATGATCATTGATTCCATCAAGAAAGAGTGTCTGGGTACTGGTACTGGCAGTGCTGCTGGGCCTTCCAAAGATCACAGCATGGATGGGAAAGAAGATCTGGATCTGGCTGAGAAGATGGACATTGCAGTCTCCTATACTGGGGAAGAGCTGGACTTTGAAACTGTTGGAGATATTATAGCCATCATTGAGGACAAG GTAGATGACCATCCTGAAGTCCTGGATGTAGCAGCAGTTGAAGCTGCTTTGTCTTTCTGTGAAGAGACTGATGACCCCCAGGCCTTGACTGGCCCATGGGAGCATCCAATTCAGCAGGACCATGAGAAACAGGCACAGATCCCCCATGTGGGAGTGACTGTGAAGCAGGAGAGGCGAGACTGCGATGAACCAGAGGCAAAGGAAATCCAAGACCTAATAAGTattggggagctgggctcagaaATAAAGACAGAATCTGCAGAGCTGGAGCAGAATGAATTGGACTCTGAGGAAGCCACAGTAGGAGCCGTGCAAATAGCAGAAACACCCGAGCTCAGGAGTCGAGAGACGGAGGAGCAGCAGAAAGCGGCTGCTATCGTGAGAGAGAACTCTGAAACGGAGACAGAATCAGCCAAGGGAGAAGCAGCAACACACAGTACGGTGAAGATAGAG ACGCCACCTGATGATGATTCATCCCCTCCAAATGTCCTAAATGCAAGTGACGACTCCTCACAGGCTGATGCTCAGCACAAATTTGAGCTGTCAG AGTCAATGAAGGAAGAGGCCCGCGCTGTCTTTGGGAAG GATGCTCAGggtgaagatgatgatgaggatggtgCCAGTGAGGCTGCCAGTCTGGAGGAACCCAAGGAGGAAGACCAGGGTGAGGGGTACCTATCGGAAATGGATAATGAGCCCCCCGTGAGTGAGAGTGATGATGGCTTCAGTATCCATAATGCACCTTTGCAGTCTCACACTCTAGCTGATTCCAtccccagcagccctgcctcCTCGCAGTT CTCTGTTTGCAGTGAGGACCAGGAAGCAATTCAAGCCCAGAAGATCTGGAAAAAAGCTATTATGCTAGTTTGGAGAGCAGCAGCTAATCACAG ATATGCCAATGTCTTCCTACAACCTGTGACCGATGATATAGCACCAGGCTACCACAGTATCGTGCAGAG GCCAATGGATTTATCTACCATTAAGAAAAATATTGAGAATGGGCTGATCCGAACCACAGCTGAGTTCCAGCGTGACATCATGCTGATGTTCCAGAATGCAGTCATGTACAACAGCTCTGACCATGACGTATACCACATGGCTGTGGAGATGCAGCGAGACGTCTTAGAGCAGATCCAG CAATTTCTGGCCACACAGCTGATCATGCAGACATCAGAGTCCGGGATCAGTGCAAAGAGCCTGCGTGGGCGAGATTCTACTCGGAAacaagatgcttcagagaag GACAGCGTCCCCATGGGCTCTCctgccttccttctctctctcttt GATGGGGGAACCAGAGGGCGTCGCTGTGCCATTGAGGCTGACATGAAGATGAAGAAATGA
- the BRD8 gene encoding bromodomain-containing protein 8 isoform X9 yields the protein MAAGTGKHKLLGAGPTEPWSIREKLCLASSVMRSGDQNWVSVSRAIKPFAEPGRPPDWFSQKHCASQYSELLETTETPKRKRGEKGEVVETVEDVIVRKLTAERVEELKKVIKETQEKYRKKKMEEEEAEMKRKATDAAYQARQAVKNPPRRLTGVMVRSPAGSTSPGRDYALGDLSQQNVEETSPGVTPGTLPSTPVASFIGIPDTPPGSAPLDAPITLVTDESPQKKMLGQKATPPPSPLLSELLKKGSLLPTSPRLVGESEMAVASGHMNSSGVLLEVGGVLPVLHGGEMQLASGTVPASPAASVSQSDTCVSMEAVSDPHTVTVSMDSSEISMIIDSIKKECLGTGTGSAAGPSKDHSMDGKEDLDLAEKMDIAVSYTGEELDFETVGDIIAIIEDKVDDHPEVLDVAAVEAALSFCEETDDPQALTGPWEHPIQQDHEKQAQIPHVGVTVKQERRDCDEPEAKEIQDLISIGELGSEIKTESAELEQNELDSEEATVGAVQIAETPELRSRETEEQQKAAAIVRENSETETESAKGEAATHSTVKIETPPDDDSSPPNVLNASDDSSQADAQHKFELSESMKEEARAVFGKDAQGEDDDEDGASEAASLEEPKEEDQGEGYLSEMDNEPPVSESDDGFSIHNAPLQSHTLADSIPSSPASSQFSVCSEDQEAIQAQKIWKKAIMLVWRAAANHRYANVFLQPVTDDIAPGYHSIVQRPMDLSTIKKNIENGLIRTTAEFQRDIMLMFQNAVMYNSSDHDVYHMAVEMQRDVLEQIQQFLATQLIMQTSESGISAKSLRGRDSTRKQDASEKDSVPMGSPAFLLSLFDGGTRGRRCAIEADMKMKK from the exons AGCACAAGCTGCTGGGCGCCGGCCCCACGGAGCCATGGTCCATCCGGGAGAAGCTCTGCCTCGCCTCCTCCGTCATGCGGAGCGGGGACCAGAACTG GGTATCAGTCAGCAGAGCTATCAAACCCTTTGCAGAGCCAGGCCGCCCACCTGACTGGTTCTCTCAGAAG CACTGTGCATCTCAGTATTCGGAGCTTCTGGAGACCACAGAGACCCCCAA GAGAAAACGTGGTGAGaaaggggaggttgtggaaactgtGGAAGATGTCATCGTGCGGAAACTGACAGCAGAACGAGTTGAGGAGTTGAAGAAAGTGATCAAGGAGACACAGGAGAAGTATAG gaagaaaaaaatggaagaggaggaggcggagatgaAGAGGAAGGCTACAGATGCTGCTTATCAGG CTCGTCAGGCAGTTAAGAACCCCCCTCGAAGGTTGACCGGTGTGATGGTCCGCTCTCCTGCAGGTTCAACCTCCCCTGGAAGGGACTATGCTCTGGGGGACTTGTCTCAGCAAAATGTGGAGGAGACCAGCCCAGGG GTAACTCCAGGGACATTGCCCAGCACCCCAGTTGCCTCCTTCATTGGGATCCCTGACACCCCTCCAGGTTCAGCTCCCCTGGATGCCCCCATAACCCTAGTCACTGATGAGTCACCCCAGAAAAAGATGCTAGGACAGAAAGCAACTccgcctccttcccctctgctctcGGAGCTACTGAAGAAGGGCAGCCTCCTTCCCACAAGCCCCAGGCTG GTTGGTGAAAGCGAGATGGCAGTGGCTTCTGGTCACATGAATAGCTCAGGAGTCCTCCTGGAGGTAGGAGGGGTTCTTCCAGTGCTGCATGGTGGGGAAATGCAGTTGGCATCTGGTACTGTCCCTGCATCACCTGCTGCTTCAG TGAGCCAGTCAGACACTTGTGTTTCCATGGAGGCAGTGTCTGATCCCCACACAGTGACGGTGTCTATGGACAGCAGTGAAATCTCCATGATCATTGATTCCATCAAGAAAGAGTGTCTGGGTACTGGTACTGGCAGTGCTGCTGGGCCTTCCAAAGATCACAGCATGGATGGGAAAGAAGATCTGGATCTGGCTGAGAAGATGGACATTGCAGTCTCCTATACTGGGGAAGAGCTGGACTTTGAAACTGTTGGAGATATTATAGCCATCATTGAGGACAAG GTAGATGACCATCCTGAAGTCCTGGATGTAGCAGCAGTTGAAGCTGCTTTGTCTTTCTGTGAAGAGACTGATGACCCCCAGGCCTTGACTGGCCCATGGGAGCATCCAATTCAGCAGGACCATGAGAAACAGGCACAGATCCCCCATGTGGGAGTGACTGTGAAGCAGGAGAGGCGAGACTGCGATGAACCAGAGGCAAAGGAAATCCAAGACCTAATAAGTattggggagctgggctcagaaATAAAGACAGAATCTGCAGAGCTGGAGCAGAATGAATTGGACTCTGAGGAAGCCACAGTAGGAGCCGTGCAAATAGCAGAAACACCCGAGCTCAGGAGTCGAGAGACGGAGGAGCAGCAGAAAGCGGCTGCTATCGTGAGAGAGAACTCTGAAACGGAGACAGAATCAGCCAAGGGAGAAGCAGCAACACACAGTACGGTGAAGATAGAG ACGCCACCTGATGATGATTCATCCCCTCCAAATGTCCTAAATGCAAGTGACGACTCCTCACAGGCTGATGCTCAGCACAAATTTGAGCTGTCAG AGTCAATGAAGGAAGAGGCCCGCGCTGTCTTTGGGAAG GATGCTCAGggtgaagatgatgatgaggatggtgCCAGTGAGGCTGCCAGTCTGGAGGAACCCAAGGAGGAAGACCAGGGTGAGGGGTACCTATCGGAAATGGATAATGAGCCCCCCGTGAGTGAGAGTGATGATGGCTTCAGTATCCATAATGCACCTTTGCAGTCTCACACTCTAGCTGATTCCAtccccagcagccctgcctcCTCGCAGTT CTCTGTTTGCAGTGAGGACCAGGAAGCAATTCAAGCCCAGAAGATCTGGAAAAAAGCTATTATGCTAGTTTGGAGAGCAGCAGCTAATCACAG ATATGCCAATGTCTTCCTACAACCTGTGACCGATGATATAGCACCAGGCTACCACAGTATCGTGCAGAG GCCAATGGATTTATCTACCATTAAGAAAAATATTGAGAATGGGCTGATCCGAACCACAGCTGAGTTCCAGCGTGACATCATGCTGATGTTCCAGAATGCAGTCATGTACAACAGCTCTGACCATGACGTATACCACATGGCTGTGGAGATGCAGCGAGACGTCTTAGAGCAGATCCAG CAATTTCTGGCCACACAGCTGATCATGCAGACATCAGAGTCCGGGATCAGTGCAAAGAGCCTGCGTGGGCGAGATTCTACTCGGAAacaagatgcttcagagaag GACAGCGTCCCCATGGGCTCTCctgccttccttctctctctcttt GATGGGGGAACCAGAGGGCGTCGCTGTGCCATTGAGGCTGACATGAAGATGAAGAAATGA
- the BRD8 gene encoding bromodomain-containing protein 8 isoform X10, translating into MAAGTGKHKLLGAGPTEPWSIREKLCLASSVMRSGDQNWVSVSRAIKPFAEPGRPPDWFSQKHCASQYSELLETTETPKRKRGEKGEVVETVEDVIVRKLTAERVEELKKVIKETQEKYRQLKKDAELIQAGHMDSRLEELCNDIVVKKKMEEEEAEMKRKATDAAYQARQAVKNPPRRLTGVMVRSPAGSTSPGRDYALGDLSQQNVEETSPGVGESEMAVASGHMNSSGVLLEVGGVLPVLHGGEMQLASGTVPASPAASVSQSDTCVSMEAVSDPHTVTVSMDSSEISMIIDSIKKECLGTGTGSAAGPSKDHSMDGKEDLDLAEKMDIAVSYTGEELDFETVGDIIAIIEDKVDDHPEVLDVAAVEAALSFCEETDDPQALTGPWEHPIQQDHEKQAQIPHVGVTVKQERRDCDEPEAKEIQDLISIGELGSEIKTESAELEQNELDSEEATVGAVQIAETPELRSRETEEQQKAAAIVRENSETETESAKGEAATHSTVKIETPPDDDSSPPNVLNASDDSSQADAQHKFELSESMKEEARAVFGKDAQGEDDDEDGASEAASLEEPKEEDQGEGYLSEMDNEPPVSESDDGFSIHNAPLQSHTLADSIPSSPASSQFSVCSEDQEAIQAQKIWKKAIMLVWRAAANHRYANVFLQPVTDDIAPGYHSIVQRPMDLSTIKKNIENGLIRTTAEFQRDIMLMFQNAVMYNSSDHDVYHMAVEMQRDVLEQIQQFLATQLIMQTSESGISAKSLRGRDSTRKQDASEKDSVPMGSPAFLLSLFDGGTRGRRCAIEADMKMKK; encoded by the exons AGCACAAGCTGCTGGGCGCCGGCCCCACGGAGCCATGGTCCATCCGGGAGAAGCTCTGCCTCGCCTCCTCCGTCATGCGGAGCGGGGACCAGAACTG GGTATCAGTCAGCAGAGCTATCAAACCCTTTGCAGAGCCAGGCCGCCCACCTGACTGGTTCTCTCAGAAG CACTGTGCATCTCAGTATTCGGAGCTTCTGGAGACCACAGAGACCCCCAA GAGAAAACGTGGTGAGaaaggggaggttgtggaaactgtGGAAGATGTCATCGTGCGGAAACTGACAGCAGAACGAGTTGAGGAGTTGAAGAAAGTGATCAAGGAGACACAGGAGAAGTATAG GCAGCTGAAGAAGGATGCAGAGCTGATCCAGGCTGGGCACATGGATAGCAGACTGGAGGAGCTGTGCAATGACATTGTGGT gaagaaaaaaatggaagaggaggaggcggagatgaAGAGGAAGGCTACAGATGCTGCTTATCAGG CTCGTCAGGCAGTTAAGAACCCCCCTCGAAGGTTGACCGGTGTGATGGTCCGCTCTCCTGCAGGTTCAACCTCCCCTGGAAGGGACTATGCTCTGGGGGACTTGTCTCAGCAAAATGTGGAGGAGACCAGCCCAGGG GTTGGTGAAAGCGAGATGGCAGTGGCTTCTGGTCACATGAATAGCTCAGGAGTCCTCCTGGAGGTAGGAGGGGTTCTTCCAGTGCTGCATGGTGGGGAAATGCAGTTGGCATCTGGTACTGTCCCTGCATCACCTGCTGCTTCAG TGAGCCAGTCAGACACTTGTGTTTCCATGGAGGCAGTGTCTGATCCCCACACAGTGACGGTGTCTATGGACAGCAGTGAAATCTCCATGATCATTGATTCCATCAAGAAAGAGTGTCTGGGTACTGGTACTGGCAGTGCTGCTGGGCCTTCCAAAGATCACAGCATGGATGGGAAAGAAGATCTGGATCTGGCTGAGAAGATGGACATTGCAGTCTCCTATACTGGGGAAGAGCTGGACTTTGAAACTGTTGGAGATATTATAGCCATCATTGAGGACAAG GTAGATGACCATCCTGAAGTCCTGGATGTAGCAGCAGTTGAAGCTGCTTTGTCTTTCTGTGAAGAGACTGATGACCCCCAGGCCTTGACTGGCCCATGGGAGCATCCAATTCAGCAGGACCATGAGAAACAGGCACAGATCCCCCATGTGGGAGTGACTGTGAAGCAGGAGAGGCGAGACTGCGATGAACCAGAGGCAAAGGAAATCCAAGACCTAATAAGTattggggagctgggctcagaaATAAAGACAGAATCTGCAGAGCTGGAGCAGAATGAATTGGACTCTGAGGAAGCCACAGTAGGAGCCGTGCAAATAGCAGAAACACCCGAGCTCAGGAGTCGAGAGACGGAGGAGCAGCAGAAAGCGGCTGCTATCGTGAGAGAGAACTCTGAAACGGAGACAGAATCAGCCAAGGGAGAAGCAGCAACACACAGTACGGTGAAGATAGAG ACGCCACCTGATGATGATTCATCCCCTCCAAATGTCCTAAATGCAAGTGACGACTCCTCACAGGCTGATGCTCAGCACAAATTTGAGCTGTCAG AGTCAATGAAGGAAGAGGCCCGCGCTGTCTTTGGGAAG GATGCTCAGggtgaagatgatgatgaggatggtgCCAGTGAGGCTGCCAGTCTGGAGGAACCCAAGGAGGAAGACCAGGGTGAGGGGTACCTATCGGAAATGGATAATGAGCCCCCCGTGAGTGAGAGTGATGATGGCTTCAGTATCCATAATGCACCTTTGCAGTCTCACACTCTAGCTGATTCCAtccccagcagccctgcctcCTCGCAGTT CTCTGTTTGCAGTGAGGACCAGGAAGCAATTCAAGCCCAGAAGATCTGGAAAAAAGCTATTATGCTAGTTTGGAGAGCAGCAGCTAATCACAG ATATGCCAATGTCTTCCTACAACCTGTGACCGATGATATAGCACCAGGCTACCACAGTATCGTGCAGAG GCCAATGGATTTATCTACCATTAAGAAAAATATTGAGAATGGGCTGATCCGAACCACAGCTGAGTTCCAGCGTGACATCATGCTGATGTTCCAGAATGCAGTCATGTACAACAGCTCTGACCATGACGTATACCACATGGCTGTGGAGATGCAGCGAGACGTCTTAGAGCAGATCCAG CAATTTCTGGCCACACAGCTGATCATGCAGACATCAGAGTCCGGGATCAGTGCAAAGAGCCTGCGTGGGCGAGATTCTACTCGGAAacaagatgcttcagagaag GACAGCGTCCCCATGGGCTCTCctgccttccttctctctctcttt GATGGGGGAACCAGAGGGCGTCGCTGTGCCATTGAGGCTGACATGAAGATGAAGAAATGA